From Deltaproteobacteria bacterium, one genomic window encodes:
- a CDS encoding DUF86 domain-containing protein, translating into MDIYTRKFELIEDSLQKLSAIRRENPSLDQYRNSWKDRDAAERNLQKIIEAFIDVGKMIIAEKRFREPGNNREVFLILAEKKIFSSEFMTLVDKMIGMRNIIVHGYDRINDEIVYGVLKRNLKDIKKLIANLKKIYRAKG; encoded by the coding sequence ATGGACATATACACCAGGAAGTTTGAACTCATCGAAGATTCCCTCCAAAAATTGTCAGCAATAAGGAGAGAAAATCCAAGTCTTGATCAATACAGAAACTCCTGGAAAGACAGAGACGCTGCGGAGCGGAATCTCCAGAAGATCATTGAAGCGTTTATTGATGTGGGGAAAATGATCATTGCCGAGAAAAGATTCAGGGAGCCGGGGAATAATAGGGAGGTTTTTTTAATCCTCGCCGAAAAGAAGATTTTCTCATCTGAATTCATGACCCTTGTGGATAAGATGATAGGCATGAGAAATATAATTGTTCATGGATACGACAGAATTAATGACGAAATTGTCTATGGAGTCCTCAAGAGGAACTTAAAGGATATTAAAAAGTTGATTGCTAATCTGAAGAAGATCTACCGGGCAAAAGGATGA
- a CDS encoding nucleotidyltransferase domain-containing protein has translation MDLKMIINELELKDISSVVAEELTALYLYGSSVKGRLREESDVDIAILPSHKIDEEERLILIAKVEGVIDKLLREKGTRREISILDLRGKFVPLTLQYKVITEGILLYEKDTLERIEFENTVKGEYFDFKSFLQHLRKKKYGHIHQEV, from the coding sequence ATGGACCTAAAAATGATAATCAATGAATTGGAATTAAAAGACATTTCCTCTGTAGTAGCGGAAGAGCTAACCGCGTTATATCTCTATGGTTCATCCGTTAAAGGCCGATTAAGGGAGGAGAGTGATGTTGATATCGCTATTCTCCCGTCGCATAAAATCGATGAAGAAGAAAGACTCATTTTGATAGCAAAAGTAGAAGGCGTTATCGACAAGCTTCTCAGGGAAAAAGGTACCCGAAGAGAAATAAGTATTCTTGATCTCAGGGGGAAGTTTGTCCCCCTGACCCTTCAGTATAAAGTCATTACAGAGGGAATACTTTTGTATGAAAAGGACACCTTGGAGAGGATTGAATTTGAAAATACCGTCAAAGGTGAATATTTTGATTTTAAGTCGTTTCTCCAGCATTTAAGGAAGAAGAAATATGGACATATACACCAGGAAGTTTGA
- a CDS encoding type II toxin-antitoxin system CcdA family antitoxin — MGLIKTSITIPEEVYKEVKKASKNFSAVATEALKDYLKKEKVQKAIASFGSWERRPKKSVDFVSEMRREEGRNYADRTHRH, encoded by the coding sequence ATGGGCCTCATAAAAACATCCATCACGATTCCCGAAGAGGTTTATAAGGAAGTCAAAAAGGCATCCAAAAATTTCAGTGCGGTGGCGACGGAGGCTTTAAAAGATTACCTTAAAAAGGAAAAAGTGCAGAAGGCCATTGCCAGTTTTGGTAGTTGGGAAAGACGCCCCAAGAAAAGCGTAGATTTCGTCAGCGAAATGAGGAGGGAAGAAGGCCGCAACTATGCAGACCGTACTCATCGACACTGA
- a CDS encoding type II toxin-antitoxin system VapC family toxin, whose product MQTVLIDTDVAIDFLRGESYARDFLIPFWDMNRAYLSVLSIYELYAGMKEKERESTDDFIGACLIEPVSQEIAAKGGELRASYREKGMTLTAIDCLIASTAILQGHKIATRNARHYPDKKLLLNLP is encoded by the coding sequence ATGCAGACCGTACTCATCGACACTGATGTGGCCATAGATTTCCTGAGGGGAGAATCGTATGCCCGGGATTTCCTCATCCCCTTCTGGGATATGAATAGAGCCTATTTGAGCGTGCTGTCCATCTATGAACTTTATGCGGGCATGAAGGAAAAAGAAAGAGAGTCAACGGATGATTTTATCGGGGCCTGCCTGATTGAGCCCGTTTCCCAAGAAATTGCGGCCAAAGGCGGAGAATTGAGAGCCTCTTATCGCGAGAAAGGGATGACGCTGACAGCCATTGATTGTTTAATCGCTTCCACAGCCATCCTGCAAGGTCACAAAATCGCCACCCGGAATGCTCGCCACTACCCAGACAAGAAACTACTCCTGAACTTACCATAA